The Oncorhynchus kisutch isolate 150728-3 linkage group LG14, Okis_V2, whole genome shotgun sequence genomic sequence ATGGAGCTCCATCAGTCAGGGCGTGTGTGGAATAAGGACTGGGTCTCTTTCCTCAGGCCGTGGATACCCATACTGCTGGGCCTGCACATGCAGTTCTCCCGGGCGTCCGGGTCCAGCTGCCCAGAGGAGTGCCGTTGTGACAGGACCTTTGTTTACTGCAATGAGAGAAGCCTGACCTCGGTGCCTCTAGGGATCGGAGAGGGCTACAAGACCCTGTACCTCCACAACAACCAGATAAACAATGCCGGCTTCCCCTTGGAGTTTCATCACATAGCCTCCGTGGAGAATGTCTATCTCTACGGCAACCAGCTTGACGAGTTCCCCATCAACCTGCCCAAGAATGTTCGGGTGCTGCACCTGCAGGAGAACAATATCCAGACCATTTCCCGGACCGCACTGGCCCAGCTGCTGTGGCTGGAAGAGCTACATCTGGACGATAACTCCATCTCCACGGTTGGGGTGGAAGAAGGGGCGTTCAGAGAGGCAATCAGCCTCAAGATGCTCTTCCTTACAAAGAATCACCTGAGCAGCGTCCCTATTGGTCTACCAGAAGATCTCAAAGAGCTGCGATTGGATGAGAACCGGATCGCGGTTATCGCAGAGGAGGCGTTCAGGAATGTGACGAGGTTAGAACGCCTCCTGCTGGATGGGAACCTGCTGACAGACGAGGGTGTGGCACCTGGAACATTCCAGGACCTGGTAATGCTCCGGGAGCTGTCTCTGGCGCGGAACTCCCTCACCTACCCACCCCCACTGCTCCCGGGGGACGTTCTGGTGAAGCTGAACTTTCAGGATAATCAGATGAATGAGATCCCTGTGACGTCTTTCGAGGGACTGAGAAGGCTAGAGAGACTGGATATTTCCAACAACCAGCTGCAGTCCCTGACACAGGGGGTCTTTGACGGCCTCGTCAGCCTCAGACAGCTCACTGTTCGGAACAACCTTTGGCTGTGTGACTGCAGCATTAACTGGGTCATACTGTGGTTAAAGTCCCTGCCAACCTCCCTCAACGTGCGCGGCTTCATGTGCCAGAAACCTGAGAGGGTCCGTGGCATGGTAATCAGAGAGCTGAACACTGAGCTGATCCAGTGCCCTCACAGCACCACAACTGCCCCGCCGCCCATCAACCTGCCCCCCACCTCACCAGGCCTGACCTCCCGCTCCCCTCCCTCCTCGACAAACTCCCCATCAGATatgcactccctctctcccccctccaagctcccctcctcacccacacatcacccccctctcttctcctcttcccctcccagAGACGGGGAACAGAGGACTAACCTGCCACCCCTGGACCCAGAGCGGGAGAACCTGCAAATCAAGTTCACCATACTCAACGGTTCAGCCATCCATGTCAGCTGGGTGGCCTCCTTCCCTGTCACAGCCTACAAGGTCACCTGGGCCAAGATGGGTCCCAGCCTGTCTGGAGACACGGTCCGGGATAGGATGGTGGGAGGGGAGCACCGGGGCATACGGTTGGCCAACCTCGAGCCTAAATCCACCTACCGAATCTGTGTCATCCCCTTAGACGTGTTCAATAACTACCGGCCCAAGGATGATACAGTGTGTTCAGAGGCTGTGACTAAGCCGGTCTCCTATGGTCCAGATAATAATAAAGGTCCGTTGTGGCCGGAGCAGGCCACCCAGCAGGACCCCAGCTCTCCCTTCCTCCTGGCTGGCCTCATTGGAGGTGCTGTGATTGTTGTCCTGGTGCTTCTCCTCAGCATATTCTGCTGGCACATGCACAAGAAGGACCGGTCGTCCTCGACCAATTGGAAATACAACAAGGGCAGGAGAAAAGATGACTATGGAGAGGCAGGAACCAAAAAGGATAACTCTATACTGGAAATGACTGAGACCAGCTTCCAGATAGTGTCCCTGAACAACGAGCAGCTCCTGAAGGGAGACTACCGCATACAGCCCATGTATACCCCTAATGGGGGCATAGGCTTCAGAGACTTCCCTGTGGGGAACAATAGCACAGTATATTGCAAGAACAATGTTCAAGCAGACACAGACTTTTGCTGTGCATGATGGTTTTGCACAACAGAGTGTTATAGAACCCCCTTTGTATTAACAC encodes the following:
- the LOC109904586 gene encoding leucine-rich repeat transmembrane protein FLRT2-like, with the translated sequence MELHQSGRVWNKDWVSFLRPWIPILLGLHMQFSRASGSSCPEECRCDRTFVYCNERSLTSVPLGIGEGYKTLYLHNNQINNAGFPLEFHHIASVENVYLYGNQLDEFPINLPKNVRVLHLQENNIQTISRTALAQLLWLEELHLDDNSISTVGVEEGAFREAISLKMLFLTKNHLSSVPIGLPEDLKELRLDENRIAVIAEEAFRNVTRLERLLLDGNLLTDEGVAPGTFQDLVMLRELSLARNSLTYPPPLLPGDVLVKLNFQDNQMNEIPVTSFEGLRRLERLDISNNQLQSLTQGVFDGLVSLRQLTVRNNLWLCDCSINWVILWLKSLPTSLNVRGFMCQKPERVRGMVIRELNTELIQCPHSTTTAPPPINLPPTSPGLTSRSPPSSTNSPSDMHSLSPPSKLPSSPTHHPPLFSSSPPRDGEQRTNLPPLDPERENLQIKFTILNGSAIHVSWVASFPVTAYKVTWAKMGPSLSGDTVRDRMVGGEHRGIRLANLEPKSTYRICVIPLDVFNNYRPKDDTVCSEAVTKPVSYGPDNNKGPLWPEQATQQDPSSPFLLAGLIGGAVIVVLVLLLSIFCWHMHKKDRSSSTNWKYNKGRRKDDYGEAGTKKDNSILEMTETSFQIVSLNNEQLLKGDYRIQPMYTPNGGIGFRDFPVGNNSTVYCKNNVQADTDFCCA